The Setaria viridis chromosome 2, Setaria_viridis_v4.0, whole genome shotgun sequence DNA window gttttgtaaatagtctacgtttactactcctaattagtatctaaacattcgatgtgacacgtgctaaaaataagacacgggaagaaaacgccccctaagtTTTTGTCCTCCAGTCATAACACCTTAGccttttacacgaagcaagGATAAAAGTATaagtagggtgctatgtgtatgtGGAGCCTGCCTCTCGGAAGGGAGGACGATGTAGCTTTAGAACTTGATATTATTTTCTACTAAGAGAGATGAATCATACGGTTTGATTAAACCACACCATAGGATCATCTATACACGTAACTAGGGTATTCGCATTCTAATTTAGCCTAACAAATCCTTAGGTATTCGTGTTCTAATTtagcctaacaaatttaaggatcTAACTTAATAAAGGTTGGACTCATATActatatgattttgagctaaaaataAATGTAGCTGAGTTAGATTGTGAAGAAGACATGAGAACCGTGATACATTACCACCTAACATGCGGAACACACCGGTTGCCTATTCCTTCTAAAGCAAGGATcatcttcttctctttctccattCCTTCTAAAGCAAGGATCATCAGTATAATCTAAAATATCATATGGCATGTATTTGACTTCATATTTAAAGCGAGAGGAATGATGCAACCTAACGACACACGTTAAGAAAAAAAACCACTCGCAAAACAACTACATACAACACATAAAATATATGCAATGTCCCATACTCCCATTGTGCTTAACATATATATTCTTTTGATACCGAATTTGCGCAATGGACGCACAGCACACGTGAAAAGGGTGGCTTCCGCATTGACACCTCAGAGCCCCCCACCTCCGCCCCAACACTGGAGAGTCTCTGCAGTctgcgccccctcccctgttGTGCGCGGGTCAGGGGGAAGGTGCTGAGGGAGGCGGAGAGCAGGAGCGGGCCGGCGgaatggcggcgccgccgaaggCGTGGAAGGCGGAGTACGCCAAGTCCGGGCGGGCCTCGTGCAAGTCGTGCCGGTCCCCCATCGCCAAGGACCAGCTCCGCCTCGGCAAGATGGTCCAGGCGACCCAGTTCGACGGCTTCATGCCCGTGCGTAACCTTTCCGCCCGAGCAGCCCATTCTCCCCGCTCTCTTCGCCGCCAATCTCTGTTTATGGATTGGCGATTCTTCGTTGGATCATCGAGGGGTTCGGGAGGGTAGGGTTTAGTTGCGGCTTGGCGTTCTCGGCGGTTTCTGTGGGCTGGGTCTGGAATGCAGGCAGATTGGATTGGTGGTGGCCGGTTTGGGGGCATTTTTGATGCAAAATCCGCGGACCTGATGTGGGGTACGGGTCTATTTTGATCTGTGACTTTCCCTATTCATGGTGGTTCTGACGCCTGATTTTTGGCGCGTTTGATTGAAAACGTGGTTCCTTCTAGATTCTAGAATGTGATGCTCGTGGCGCATTCAGTTGTTATTCTATCCGTTTGTCCGATTAATTTTCACATTgagaatttttatttatttaggGGAAAATAAGGTGGCCTTGGTTATATTCTGGGTATGCATGCCACATTGCCACCTTCATTACATCATGCTCCTTAACAAAGATAGTTTGATTGGCACTATCATTTCCCCTGATTTTAGAGGTATAGAATTGACTGTGCCCAGCCATGTCTTGGTGATGTTTTTGTAAACCAtatctttttctccttctggACCAAAGTGAAATATATTTTGCTTTTTGGGATGGTAGAGTTGTATGATGCTTATCCCTGTTTTGTTGTTTCCAGATGTGGAACCATGCCAGATGCATCTTCGGTAAGAAGAACCAGATAAAATCGTAAGTAATCGTGTCTCTTATTTGTCAAGTACGCCTACTcttacaaaatgtataacttttagttgtcttaagtcaaacttctctaactttgaccaagtctatataaaaatatattaacaccTGCAATATgccaaataaatgcactatcaAGACATATTTCAAGGTGGATCTAATGAAACTAATTTATTATTGTAGATGTTGGTGtgtttttctataaacttggtcaatcTTAGAGAAGTTTGATTTGGGACAAACCTAAACGCCttacattttgaaatggagggagtagattttAGGCTTTACTCTCTTAAACTATTCAGCTTCGCTTTATCTTTTGGGTATTTACTGTCAACATTTTAACTTGATCTTTGATATGCATCCAGTGTTGATGATGTTGAAGGAATAGACACACTTCGATGGGATGATCAAGAAAAGATAAGGAACTATGTTGAAAGTGCCTCAGCTGCTACAAGTTCCACAGCTACTGTTCCTGATAAATGTACTATTGATGTTGCTCCATCTGCTCGTACTTCATGCAGACGATGCAGTCAAAAGATTACAAAAGGAACAGTAAGTATATTATGATTAATTTATATTTTGTGTCATCATTTCTTCTGAAGAATCATTGAATTGGATAACACACTTACACACATGATTATTTTTGGGTTGATAGATGATGTTaagtttcttttgttgtttttataGTATGATAATGATCAAAATATTCCTTCCAGTGATTAACTGTCTTAAGTATAATTTATATGTTGGTAGGAATTCCACCTTTTGGATTTTTGAATTGAAAGCAATTGCATACAATTTACTTCGTGTACGTCTAATGATGTTCTTTTTTCACTGAGCTCATAGAAGCGACGTCCAGCTCGATATAGTGCCAAGGCTTTTATTATTCTGTTGTGCTGGAACTAGAAAGAACTGTAAATATCCTTTGATGTCACGAACTTGCTCCTCTGTTATCACATTGCACTTCAAATAGTGAAGAAGCTTTTAGTATTCTTGTGTGCTGGAAAATGAGGAAGATCTGTAAAATCATTTGAAGTCACCAACTTGCTCCTTTATTATCTAAAACGCATGCCAATATCTATGAGTTGTTGCTAAGGTGACCTGTGAAAATAATTAATTAGAATGCGAAATATAGGAACTGGTAGAAAAGTTAAATATATTGAAtttgttcttttctttatttattatttatgtGGCCTTCATACTTGAGATGCTTAATCCTGCTTTATATTCTGGAGAGAAAAAAGGATCCAATGGCCCACTAATACCTAGGAGCTTATGCTGTAAAACATGCTGTTTGTCTTGACTCAATTTGTCAATAACAGTTTTATTTGACTAGGTCCGTGTTTCCGCTAAGCTTGAAGGTCAAGCTTCCAAGGGAATACCATGGTATCATGTCAACTGTTTCTTAGAGGTATCCATATCTGCAACTGTTGAGAAATTCTCAGGCTGGGATACTTTGTCAGATGAGGATAAAAGAACTGTTCTTGATCTTGTTAAGAAAGATGTTGGCCATAATGGTAAGAAATCGTGCAGATCTACCCCCACCCGCCTTTATACTTCACTTAGTAATCTAACTTCATTTATTTTGGTCATCAAGAACCAACTAAGGGTTCCAAGCGCAAGAAAGGTGAAAATGATATGCAGAGCTGCAAAGCGCCCAAGTTAGATGAAAGTACATCGGAAGGCACAGTGCGAAATAAAGGAAAACTTGTTGACCCACGTGATTCCAATGCTAGTTCTGCTGATATCCAACAAAAGCTTAAGGAGCAAAGTGACACACTTTGGAAGTTAAAGGATGAACTTACGAAGCATTTATCCACTGCTGAATTAAGGGATATGCTTGAAGCTAATGAGCAAGATACGTCTGGACCAGAGAGGCTCCTATTGGACCGTTGGTAATTTGCATCCTGTTTCCTCCTTTTTCAATAATGAAGTTGTTGTTCATGTTCTGTTTTgtccttcctttttctataaGAATTTGCCACTTTAGATTATGTTAGTGATTAGTGATAGCTGAAGATCAATTGGCATCTAAACAAACAATAATGAAATGATCCTTGTCATAAGTGGACCTTAGTATTCCCAAAGTAAGTTACACTGATAAATAATGAATAGTACTTGTTAAGCAACATACCTCACTCAAAGGATCACCTTGTGCAAACACCAACTGCCCTTGTACTGAACTTTTCTCCCATCAACTTGCCAGACCCTTCCAAGGCGTTTACTACTCCTGCGGCATCACCATCTAACCTAATCTCGCGTGCTCAAATTCTGAACACTGCTGCAGACTGCAACACTGGTGGACCAACTATGGGCCACAGCAGATTGCAGGTGTGGGCTAGTGCAGATAGGGTTGGCGTGCTGCAGTTGATATCTGCAATAGATATTGTTGGCTACATGGACATTTCTGGGGCATTTCTCTTTTGTGTTTCTCGCACAGATTTTAGAGGCTTTACTCTTTACAACCTTTTCATATATGGCACGGACTTTTGATAACTCTCTTTTGTTTTCTGACAGTGCCGATGGAATGCTATTTGGAGCGTTGGGTCCTTGCCCAGTCTGTAATAACGGCCTGTACTATTATAATGGTCAGTACCAATGCAGTGGTAATGTGTCAGAGTGGTCCAAGTGTACATACTCTACAACAGAACCTGTACGCATTAAGAAGAAGTGGAAAATTCCAGATGGAACAGAGAATGATTATCTTATGAAGGTATGCCTAATGAATCTTAATGCTTGTTTTCGGCAGTTAATTTTTAACAAATAGGTATAACTTGCAGTGGTTCAAGTCTCAAAAGGTTAAGAAACCAGAGAGGGTTCTTCCACCAATGTCACCTGAGAAATCTGGAAGTAAAGCAACTCAGCGAATGTCGTTACTCTCTCCTGAAGGATTGGATAAATTAAGGTTTTCTATTGTAGGACAATCTAAAGAAGTGGTGGTAAGTAATCTTCATTAACTTAGTTTCTGGTGCTGTTGTTATCAGGATCTTTGGTTATTTTCTGTCttgctttattttttcttttagttACAAGTAGGTGCTATGTTAACTGTGTTGATCTGATCCAGAACAAGACATATGTGTCTTTTCCAAAAGCATACATGCCAACAAGCTGTCTTTCCATGAGTTGCATCAGTGGAAGCAGCAGCCGTTTTGCGATGATCTTGCTGCAAGTTTTGGCTTGCACCAGCCGtgaccaaaataaaaaaaaatcacaatcatGATTATTTAGGTTGTTTGTTCTTAGGATAGGTTATTACCATATTGTACAAAAGAATACATTTGTGTATGCTTGTTGCATCATGAATTTGATATTGCTCTTACTTATCTGTTGCAGGATGAATCGATTCAGAAGCTCAAACATGCTGGTGCCAACTTCCATGCCAGGGTTGCCAAAGGTTTATTTGTATTCCCTTCTCAGTCTACAATTGTCTTTTCTTGTAGCTCAGGAATATTAGCTTGTTCGATCTGTATGGCATTGGAGCCTAAGATATTGCTTTGTGAAAcagaattgtttttttttttgaaccgaACAGCAGGGGAGGCCCctactggatttttttttctatagggGTATGATATTTACATGTTACAAGGCTTTAAGCCCAAGGAGAAAAGAAGGGGGGGTGggggtcgggggggggggggggggggggaatagTTATCTGAAATTACACAACCAGGCTTCTAACTCCATTTTCAAGGATGGCTTTGCCCTATGCAAAACAAGCGCAAATTCTTCCTTGAAAATTTGCTTCCACTTAAAGAAAGTGGAATGTTGTCGAAGATGACCTCATTGCGGTGCCTCCAGATCGCCCAACAGGTCATTATGATAATTTCCTGAAAAATTTTAGACCCAAAGTCTCTCCTACCTTCGACAATCATGTCAAGACACATAAGACTGATTCTAGCGTATGTGGAGAAGGCGCCAACACCATTGACTGAATGGACATGAGAAAAACAGGTGGAGTAGGGTCTCTTCTACCACAGAACTGCATAGGGCACAGCTGTAGTCATCTAGAATCCTTTTGCATTTTAGAATGTTTCTGGTGTTAAGCCTGTCACATAGTAGCAGCCAGAAGAAGAATTTGTGGTGTCCTCTGCAACAAGATTTCCACATCCACATGAACACAGGGCTGACTGTCATAGAGCCCTTCAGCTGCGTAGAGCTGAAGCTGCCTGTCCCCCAAATATGGCTCCAATGGTCCTCTATGGAAGGATCAGTCCCAAAATCATGCACCAGATGGTTGAGCTCTGCCAGTTAGGCcatttttttgataaaaaagTGCAAATAACCCCCTACAGGTCAATTCGAGTTCCAACATTTTCCTTAGTTGCATTTACTACCCCACAATTCTAAACCCAGTGCCAAATCCCCCTTGATGCTATGCCATGATAGCATGTTTGCCGTAATGCGACTTTGGGTGCGTAGTTGTCGCCTCCAGAAACAAGACCGAGTCACAATTGCGGAGTCTGATTGGCCCTAGTGCATCCTTAAACCCTCAACCCTCTTCTACCTCCCACAGTAGCAACCTATGTGGAACGAGCCAACATGGCATCTCCTAAACACCCAAATAgttaagagttttttttttcctttttgttgttAAATGTATACATTGAGGTTAGAGTTATGAGATTGTAAATGTAACTAATAAGCTTCAAGGGTGGTATTTGCAACATGAAGTGATTTTTAGTGGTATATTTGCAATTTCCCAAAGACTAAAGGAAGACAATATCTGGTACTGTTTTTAGAAAGAGATGTTGCAATATGCTTATAGGGAATATTTGCATTGCAGACGTTGATTGTTTAATTTCATGCGGGGAGCTCGACAATGAGAATGCTGAAGTTAGGAAAGCaaggtctctctctctctctctcatttgtCCATCTTTTTTCAATTGTAATTTTATGCCTTCCTTTTGATAGCTACTATCAAGGATTCAGATTCCATGATACATATATATCCATTTGTTTGCAGGAGGCTGAAGATACCGATTGTAAGAGAGGATTACATTGGAGAATGCATTAGAAAAAATAGAACACTTCCATTTGATTTGTATAAAGTAGAGAACACCTTAGAGTCAAAAGGTGGTACTGTCACTGTTAAAGTTAAGGGCCGAAGTGCAGTTCATGAGTCCTCCGGCTTGCAAGATACAGCTCATATTCTTGAAGATGGAAAAAGCATTTACAATACAACCTTAAACATGTCTGACTTGGCACGAGGTGTGAACAGGCAAGGACATTTTTCTCTTTCACAATATTTTCTTTTGGGATTCAGAACTCGTTTTTCGATGGGATAGTTCAAAAGTTTCTTTCTATCATTTACCCGCAATAAGTTCTCTCCTTTTGGAAATAACCCTGTTTCCTGCTAATTTTGGTTGATTTGGGCCCCATATGCTGTACCATGAACTATCTGTCGTTTGTTTTTTGGATTTTACCTGACCTTTAGTGTTTAGCAGAGCAGAAATGTATCTACAAAGTAAATATCTATCTTGTTCTTACTAACCAGGAGGTAATAAATTCAAATTGTTATCTGCTAGTCTTTATATAATTTACCCTTTGGAACTTGGAAGCCATCCAATCCTTTCTTTCAGCACTTGCTTTATTCTACGTGGATCTTGAACATGCATGGTAGATGCAACACAACAGGGGGGACACACCACTAGGCTCTAACAGTTACTCCCCACGACAACCGAGTGTTTGGATTTAACTTCTTATAATTTGTATTTTCTGTAGAAGTTTGATTGGACATTTGGAGTCCCTGTTCTCTACTAGAAAGAAAATTCATCATTGTAATTTTAAACAAGTTGTTGTTTGGGACTACCcgaacttgcttgggactaagAAGCTTTGTTATTGTTGCTTCAAATAAGTTTATGACCCCTTCAAACCTGTTTGGAGTCCAAATTTCACCCCGAACATCTAAACTGTCTGTATGCCTGCCAAGCTGCAATGCACCTTACGTCCTGAAAACGATCTGGTTTTCCACCCCATTTGATGTCAGTTCCATGTTAGAGACATACACTGAGTCAGTAACGTCATCTCTTCTGTCTTgcccttcctctcctctctgcACAAACCTAGTTTCGCTTGCTAGGGTTT harbors:
- the LOC117843539 gene encoding poly [ADP-ribose] polymerase 1, whose product is MAAPPKAWKAEYAKSGRASCKSCRSPIAKDQLRLGKMVQATQFDGFMPMWNHARCIFGKKNQIKSVDDVEGIDTLRWDDQEKIRNYVESASAATSSTATVPDKCTIDVAPSARTSCRRCSQKITKGTVRVSAKLEGQASKGIPWYHVNCFLEVSISATVEKFSGWDTLSDEDKRTVLDLVKKDVGHNEPTKGSKRKKGENDMQSCKAPKLDESTSEGTVRNKGKLVDPRDSNASSADIQQKLKEQSDTLWKLKDELTKHLSTAELRDMLEANEQDTSGPERLLLDRCADGMLFGALGPCPVCNNGLYYYNGQYQCSGNVSEWSKCTYSTTEPVRIKKKWKIPDGTENDYLMKWFKSQKVKKPERVLPPMSPEKSGSKATQRMSLLSPEGLDKLRFSIVGQSKEVVDESIQKLKHAGANFHARVAKDVDCLISCGELDNENAEVRKARRLKIPIVREDYIGECIRKNRTLPFDLYKVENTLESKGGTVTVKVKGRSAVHESSGLQDTAHILEDGKSIYNTTLNMSDLARGVNSYYVLQVIEEDDGSECYVFRKWGRVGNERIGSQKLEEMSKTDAIQEFKRLFLEKTGNPWEAWERKTNFQKQPGRFYPLDIDYGVKQVPKRKDISETKSSLAPQLLELMKMLFNVETYRAAMTEFEINMSEMPLGKLSKENIQKGFEALTEIQNLLKNTADQALAVRESLIVAASNRFFTLIPSIHPHIIRDEDEIMIKAKMLEALQDIEIASKLVGFDSDNDESLDDKYMKLHCNIAPLPHDSEDYKLVERYLLNTHAPTHKDWSLELEEVFSLDRDGELNKYSRYKNNLHNKMLLWHGSRLTNFVGILSQGLRIAPPEAPVTGYMFGKGLYFADLVSKSAQYCYVDRGNPVGLMLLSEVALGDMYELKKATSMDKPPRGKHSTKGLGKTVPLESEFVNWRDDVVVPCGKPVPSSVRSSELLYNEYIVYNTSQVKMQFLLKVRFHHKR